One Pseudomonas tolaasii NCPPB 2192 genomic window carries:
- the ubiB gene encoding ubiquinone biosynthesis regulatory protein kinase UbiB, with protein sequence MKLLAVRRLFRIQRVVIRYRLDDLLFALPLPWFLLAVRYVLPWRWFPRKPLELSRGARLRLALQDLGPIFIKFGQILSTRRDLLPEDIADELMLLQDRVPPFDSQQSMKLIEEQLGKKISDVFSRFDVDPLASASVAQVHAAQLKTGEEVVVKVIRPGLKPIIGQDLAWLFILARAAERFSADARLLHPVDVVADYEKTIYDELDLLREAANASQLKRNFEGSPLLYVPQVYWDWCRPKVLVMERIYGVQVTDLATLADQRTDMKMLAERGVEIFFTQVFRDSFFHADMHPGNIFVSTVNPWSPQYIAIDCGIVGSLTPEDQDYLARNLFAFFKRDYRRVAQLHIDSGWVPAETKLNEFEAAIRTVCEPIFEKPLKDISFGQVLMRLFQTARRFNMEVQPQLVLLQKTLLNIEGLGRQLYPDLDLWNTAQPFLERWMRERMSPKTVLGNLHSQMEQLPHLANMTRDLLERMSQPHAKDPAPPWKKRKDDWFLRLLGAAHLVGGVMLAIGGPLNGLGHWPAGIMVAVGVYLIVRR encoded by the coding sequence ATGAAGCTGCTCGCCGTCCGCCGTTTGTTTCGTATCCAGCGCGTCGTAATCCGCTACCGCCTCGATGACCTGCTGTTTGCCCTGCCCCTGCCGTGGTTTTTGCTCGCCGTGCGCTACGTGCTGCCGTGGCGCTGGTTCCCGCGCAAACCGCTCGAGCTGAGCCGTGGCGCGCGCCTGCGCCTGGCCCTGCAGGACCTGGGGCCGATCTTCATCAAGTTCGGGCAGATTCTTTCGACCCGTCGCGACCTGCTGCCCGAAGACATCGCCGACGAGCTGATGTTGCTGCAGGACCGGGTGCCGCCGTTCGACTCGCAACAGTCGATGAAGCTGATCGAAGAACAGCTGGGCAAGAAAATCAGCGACGTGTTCAGCCGCTTCGACGTCGACCCGCTGGCCTCGGCTTCGGTGGCGCAGGTTCATGCTGCACAATTGAAGACCGGCGAAGAAGTGGTGGTGAAGGTGATCCGCCCGGGCCTCAAGCCGATCATCGGCCAGGACCTGGCCTGGCTGTTCATCCTCGCCCGCGCCGCCGAGCGTTTCAGTGCCGATGCACGCCTGCTGCACCCGGTGGATGTGGTCGCCGATTACGAAAAAACCATCTACGACGAACTCGACCTGCTGCGCGAAGCCGCCAACGCCAGTCAGCTCAAGCGTAATTTCGAAGGTTCGCCCCTGCTCTACGTACCCCAGGTGTATTGGGATTGGTGCCGCCCGAAAGTGCTGGTGATGGAGCGCATCTACGGCGTGCAGGTCACCGACCTGGCCACCCTCGCCGACCAGCGCACCGACATGAAGATGCTGGCCGAACGCGGCGTGGAGATCTTCTTTACCCAGGTGTTCCGCGACAGCTTCTTCCACGCCGACATGCACCCCGGCAACATCTTCGTCAGCACCGTGAACCCGTGGAGCCCGCAGTACATCGCGATCGATTGCGGCATCGTCGGCAGCCTGACCCCGGAAGACCAGGACTACCTGGCCCGCAACCTGTTCGCCTTCTTCAAGCGCGACTACCGCCGCGTGGCGCAGTTGCACATCGATTCGGGCTGGGTGCCGGCCGAAACCAAGCTCAACGAATTCGAAGCGGCAATCCGCACCGTGTGTGAGCCGATCTTCGAAAAACCGTTAAAAGATATTTCCTTCGGCCAAGTGCTGATGCGCCTGTTCCAGACCGCGCGACGCTTCAATATGGAAGTGCAGCCGCAGCTGGTGTTGCTGCAAAAAACCTTGCTGAACATCGAGGGCCTGGGCCGCCAGCTGTACCCGGACCTGGACCTGTGGAACACCGCCCAGCCGTTCCTGGAACGCTGGATGCGCGAGCGCATGAGCCCGAAAACCGTACTGGGCAACCTGCACAGCCAAATGGAACAACTGCCGCATTTGGCCAACATGACCCGCGACCTGCTGGAGCGCATGTCCCAGCCCCACGCCAAGGACCCCGCCCCGCCGTGGAAAAAGCGCAAGGACGACTGGTTCCTGCGCCTGCTGGGCGCCGCGCACCTGGTAGGCGGCGTGATGCTCGCCATCGGCGGCCCGCTGAACGGGCTGGGCCACTGGCCGGCGGGCATTATGGTCGCCGTGGGTGTTTATCTGATCGTGCGTCGATAG
- a CDS encoding ubiquinone biosynthesis accessory factor UbiJ: MLLKGLLASVEHGLNRVLRLDSTALARLAHLNGKVIAVDCRSPALQLFILPGDEGLLLATDWAAEADCTLRAPASSLLHLAVSRSKTTILHSAEVELEGDSAVLMDLAAVLQDLELDWEYELSRWIGPVATQLISGHLRSRTRWYQQGFASLNQNLAEYLSEESRTLVGEREAQARFRELDKAKIDLERLEARFERLSRSLDPSDNA, translated from the coding sequence ATGCTGCTCAAGGGCCTTCTCGCCAGCGTGGAACACGGCCTCAACCGTGTGCTGCGCCTGGACAGCACCGCCTTGGCGCGGCTCGCGCACTTGAACGGCAAGGTGATTGCCGTCGACTGCCGCAGCCCCGCCTTGCAGCTGTTTATCCTGCCCGGCGATGAAGGCTTGCTGCTGGCCACCGATTGGGCGGCCGAAGCCGACTGCACCCTGCGTGCGCCGGCGTCGAGCCTGCTGCACCTGGCCGTGAGCCGCAGCAAAACCACGATCCTGCACAGCGCCGAAGTGGAACTGGAAGGCGACAGCGCGGTGCTGATGGACCTCGCCGCCGTGCTGCAAGACCTGGAGCTGGACTGGGAGTACGAGCTGTCACGCTGGATCGGCCCCGTCGCCACCCAGTTGATCAGCGGGCACCTGCGCAGTCGCACGCGCTGGTACCAGCAAGGGTTCGCCAGCCTCAACCAGAACCTCGCCGAATACCTGAGCGAAGAATCGCGCACCCTGGTCGGAGAACGTGAAGCGCAAGCGCGCTTTCGTGAACTCGACAAGGCCAAAATCGACCTGGAACGCCTTGAGGCGCGCTTCGAGCGCCTGAGCCGTTCCCTTGATCCAAGCGATAACGCATGA
- the ubiE gene encoding bifunctional demethylmenaquinone methyltransferase/2-methoxy-6-polyprenyl-1,4-benzoquinol methylase UbiE — MTDQRKGSDAEPTTHFGFKNVPESQKAEKVAEVFHSVAAKYDLMNDVLSGGMHRLWKRFTIELSGVRPGNRVLDIAGGTGDLAAKFSKLVGPTGQVVLADINSSMLKVGRDRLLDKGVAGNIEFVQADAEKLPFPDNHFDCVTIAFGLRNVTHKEDAIRSMLRVLKPGGRLLVLEFSKPTNAVMSKVYDTYSFAFMPLVGKLVLNDPDSYRYLAESIRMHPDQETLKSMMVEAGFDRVTYHNMTSGIVALHRGIKP; from the coding sequence ATGACTGATCAGCGCAAAGGCAGCGATGCCGAACCCACCACTCACTTCGGCTTCAAGAACGTTCCGGAAAGCCAGAAAGCGGAAAAAGTCGCTGAGGTGTTCCACTCGGTGGCGGCCAAGTACGACCTGATGAACGATGTGCTCTCCGGCGGCATGCACCGCCTGTGGAAGCGCTTCACCATCGAGTTGTCGGGCGTTCGCCCTGGCAACCGCGTGCTGGACATCGCCGGCGGCACGGGCGACCTCGCGGCCAAGTTCTCCAAGCTGGTGGGCCCTACCGGCCAAGTAGTACTGGCCGACATCAACAGCTCGATGCTCAAGGTCGGCCGCGACCGCCTGCTGGACAAAGGCGTGGCGGGCAATATCGAGTTCGTCCAGGCCGACGCTGAAAAGCTGCCGTTCCCGGACAACCATTTCGACTGCGTGACCATCGCCTTCGGCCTGCGCAACGTCACCCACAAGGAAGACGCGATCCGTTCGATGCTGCGCGTGCTCAAGCCGGGTGGCCGCCTGCTGGTGCTGGAGTTCTCCAAACCGACCAACGCGGTGATGTCCAAGGTCTACGACACCTACTCGTTCGCCTTCATGCCGCTGGTGGGCAAGCTGGTGCTCAACGACCCGGACAGCTACCGCTACCTGGCCGAATCGATCCGCATGCACCCTGATCAGGAAACCCTGAAGTCGATGATGGTGGAGGCCGGTTTCGACCGCGTGACCTACCACAACATGACCTCGGGCATCGTCGCCCTGCACCGCGGCATCAAGCCCTGA
- a CDS encoding polyhydroxyalkanoic acid system family protein yields MARITVERAHTLGKEGARAKAEKLASKLKEQYGLEPTWSGDTLNLKRSGVKGSVLVAEDSLRIDVELGLLMSAMSGTIKSEIEKALDKALA; encoded by the coding sequence ATGGCGCGTATTACCGTTGAACGTGCACATACCCTGGGCAAGGAAGGCGCACGGGCGAAAGCCGAGAAGTTGGCGAGCAAACTCAAAGAGCAATATGGCCTGGAGCCGACGTGGTCCGGCGATACCCTGAACCTCAAACGGTCGGGGGTTAAGGGCAGCGTTTTGGTCGCTGAAGATTCGCTGCGCATTGATGTGGAACTGGGCCTGTTGATGTCGGCCATGAGTGGCACCATCAAGTCCGAAATCGAGAAGGCCCTGGATAAGGCGCTGGCGTGA
- a CDS encoding phasin family protein: MAKVILKKKTDVQSTALSDVKSYARKIWLAGLGAYAKVGSEGSEYFKELVKSGQHVESKGKKVVVEQLDAANSQIDQVKSNVSSVKGLVEVQLDKVEKAFDTRVASALNRIGIASKHDVETLSAKLEELTTLLERVARKH, encoded by the coding sequence ATGGCCAAAGTTATTTTGAAGAAAAAAACCGACGTTCAGTCCACTGCCCTGAGTGACGTAAAAAGCTATGCCCGCAAGATCTGGCTGGCAGGACTTGGCGCCTATGCCAAGGTCGGCAGCGAAGGCAGCGAGTACTTCAAAGAGCTCGTTAAGAGTGGTCAACATGTTGAAAGTAAAGGCAAAAAAGTTGTGGTTGAACAACTTGATGCCGCCAACAGTCAGATTGACCAAGTAAAGAGTAATGTCTCAAGCGTCAAAGGTTTGGTAGAAGTTCAACTGGATAAAGTTGAAAAAGCTTTTGACACGCGTGTTGCAAGTGCCTTGAATCGGATCGGCATTGCGTCTAAACATGACGTTGAGACACTCTCTGCTAAGCTCGAAGAGCTGACGACATTGCTAGAACGTGTCGCGCGTAAACACTAA
- a CDS encoding phasin family protein, which produces MAVKKTTQKEGSSWVGEVEKYSRKIWLAGLGVYSKVSSDGGKYFETLVKDGEKAEKLTKSTVGKKVEAAKATAGSAKSSISDTWGKLEETFDKRLNSAISRLGVPSKAELKTLHSKVDTLTRQIEKLTGAKVAAAKPAAAKPAAKPAAKTAAAKPATKTAAKPLVKAAAKPAAKAAAKPAAKAPAKAAAKPAAKPAAKTAAAKPAAKPAAKPVAAKAAAKPAAKPAAKAAAKPAAKPAAKPAAKTAAAKPAAKPAAAKPAAKPAAAKPAAAKPAAKPAAAKKPAAAKKPAAPKPAAAAKPATPAPAASTANSVSAPTHAATAPTATPVTPTPSSQS; this is translated from the coding sequence ATGGCTGTTAAAAAGACTACTCAGAAAGAAGGCAGCTCGTGGGTCGGGGAAGTTGAAAAATATTCCCGTAAGATCTGGCTTGCTGGTTTAGGCGTGTACTCGAAGGTTAGCAGTGACGGCGGCAAATACTTCGAGACTTTGGTCAAAGACGGCGAGAAGGCCGAGAAGTTGACTAAAAGCACGGTCGGAAAAAAAGTTGAAGCGGCCAAGGCAACTGCCGGTTCCGCCAAGTCGAGCATTTCTGACACCTGGGGCAAGTTGGAAGAAACTTTCGACAAGCGCCTTAACAGTGCCATTTCGCGACTGGGCGTGCCGAGCAAGGCAGAGCTGAAGACGCTGCACAGCAAGGTCGATACCCTGACCAGGCAAATTGAAAAACTCACTGGCGCCAAAGTGGCTGCGGCCAAACCTGCAGCGGCCAAACCGGCTGCCAAGCCTGCCGCTAAAACCGCGGCTGCCAAACCGGCTACCAAAACCGCCGCCAAGCCTCTGGTTAAAGCTGCCGCCAAACCGGCTGCAAAAGCTGCCGCAAAACCTGCTGCCAAGGCACCGGCCAAAGCAGCGGCAAAACCTGCCGCCAAGCCAGCTGCGAAAACGGCCGCCGCGAAACCAGCTGCCAAGCCAGCCGCGAAACCCGTGGCCGCTAAAGCCGCTGCCAAGCCAGCTGCAAAACCCGCCGCAAAAGCTGCAGCCAAGCCAGCCGCAAAACCGGCAGCCAAGCCCGCCGCTAAAACGGCCGCCGCCAAACCGGCTGCCAAGCCTGCTGCTGCGAAACCTGCCGCCAAGCCTGCCGCTGCAAAACCTGCAGCTGCCAAGCCAGCGGCCAAACCAGCTGCCGCGAAGAAGCCTGCAGCAGCCAAAAAGCCGGCCGCTCCAAAGCCAGCTGCTGCGGCCAAGCCCGCAACACCTGCGCCAGCGGCTTCGACAGCCAACTCGGTGTCCGCACCGACTCACGCTGCTACCGCCCCGACTGCAACGCCGGTAACCCCGACGCCCTCCAGTCAGTCCTGA
- a CDS encoding TetR/AcrR family transcriptional regulator, whose protein sequence is MKTRDRILECALQLFNHKGEPNVSTMEVANEMGISPGNLYYHFHGKEPLVLGLFERFQCELAPLLDPPSDAQLEPEDYWLFLHLIVERMAHYRFLFQDLSNLAGRLPKLAKGVRNLLTALKRTLASLLARLKAAGQLVSGTQALGQLVEQITLTLLFSLDYQRILDREGEVRVVVYQIMMLVAPHLLLPARQATEKFALKYLDDID, encoded by the coding sequence ATGAAGACCCGCGACCGTATCCTTGAATGTGCCCTGCAGTTGTTCAACCACAAGGGCGAACCGAACGTGTCGACCATGGAGGTGGCCAACGAAATGGGGATCAGCCCCGGCAACCTCTACTATCACTTTCATGGCAAGGAGCCGCTGGTGCTCGGGCTGTTCGAGCGCTTCCAGTGCGAGCTGGCGCCGCTGTTGGACCCGCCTTCCGACGCGCAGCTGGAGCCTGAGGATTACTGGCTGTTCCTGCACTTGATCGTCGAGCGCATGGCCCATTACCGGTTTCTGTTTCAGGACCTGTCCAACCTGGCCGGGCGCTTGCCGAAGCTGGCCAAGGGCGTTCGCAACCTGCTCACGGCGCTCAAGCGCACACTGGCCTCGTTGCTCGCGCGATTGAAGGCGGCAGGGCAATTGGTCAGCGGTACCCAGGCGTTGGGGCAACTGGTGGAACAGATCACCCTGACCCTGCTGTTTTCGCTGGACTATCAGCGGATTCTGGATCGCGAAGGTGAGGTACGGGTGGTGGTTTACCAGATCATGATGCTGGTGGCGCCGCATCTGCTGCTGCCGGCACGGCAGGCAACCGAGAAGTTTGCCCTGAAATATCTGGATGACATCGATTAA
- the phaC gene encoding class II poly(R)-hydroxyalkanoic acid synthase, which yields MRERPVTNPAPTPAAFINAQNAITGLRGRDLLSTLRSVAAHGLRNPVHTARHALALGGQLGRVLLGETVHEPNPGDSRFVDPTWTLNPLYRRSLQAYLAWQKQTRHWIDDSTLSADDRARAHFAFSLLNDAVSPSNTLLNPLAVKELLNSGGNSVVRGVSNLFEDLLHNNGLPRQVSKHAFEVGKTVATTPGSVVFRNELLELIQYKPMSEKQYAKPLLIVPPQINKYYIFDLSPANSFVQYALKNGLQTFMISWRNPDVRHREWGLSTYVAALEEALNVCRAITGAREVNLMGACAGGLTIAALQGHLQAKRQLRRVSSASYLVSLLDSQIDSPAMLFADEQTLEAAKRRSYQQGVLDGRDMAKVFAWMRPNDLIWNYWVNNYLLGKEPPAFDILYWNNDNTRLPAALHGDLLDFFKHNPLSHAGGLEVCGTPIDLQKVTVDSFSVAGINDHITPWDAVYRSTQLLGGDKRFVLSNSGHVQSILNPPGNPKANYVENPKLSSDPRAWYYDANHVEGSWWPQWLEWIQQRSGVQRETLTALGNQNYPPMEAAPGTYVRVR from the coding sequence ATGCGAGAAAGACCCGTGACGAACCCGGCGCCCACCCCTGCCGCGTTCATCAACGCGCAAAACGCGATCACCGGCCTGCGTGGCCGCGATTTGCTGTCGACCCTGCGCAGTGTCGCCGCCCACGGCTTGCGCAACCCTGTGCACACTGCCCGGCACGCCCTGGCACTCGGCGGCCAGTTGGGCCGCGTGTTGCTGGGGGAAACCGTGCATGAGCCCAACCCCGGCGACAGCCGCTTTGTTGACCCGACCTGGACACTCAACCCGCTGTACCGTCGCAGCCTGCAAGCCTACCTGGCCTGGCAGAAGCAGACGCGCCACTGGATCGACGACAGCACGCTGAGTGCCGACGACCGTGCCCGCGCGCACTTTGCCTTCTCCTTGCTCAATGACGCGGTGTCGCCGTCCAACACCCTGCTCAACCCGCTGGCCGTCAAGGAACTGCTCAACTCCGGCGGCAACAGCGTGGTGCGCGGCGTGAGCAACCTGTTCGAAGACCTGCTGCACAACAATGGCCTGCCACGCCAGGTGAGCAAGCACGCGTTCGAGGTCGGCAAGACGGTGGCGACCACTCCCGGCTCGGTGGTGTTTCGCAATGAGCTGCTGGAGCTGATCCAGTACAAGCCCATGAGCGAAAAGCAGTACGCCAAGCCGCTGCTGATCGTGCCGCCGCAAATCAACAAGTACTACATTTTCGACCTGAGCCCGGCCAACAGCTTCGTGCAGTACGCGCTCAAAAACGGCCTGCAGACGTTCATGATCAGTTGGCGCAACCCGGATGTGCGCCATCGCGAATGGGGCCTGTCCACCTACGTGGCAGCGCTGGAAGAAGCGCTCAACGTATGCCGGGCCATCACGGGTGCGCGCGAGGTCAACCTGATGGGCGCTTGCGCCGGCGGGCTGACCATCGCCGCGCTGCAAGGCCATTTGCAGGCCAAGCGCCAGTTGCGCCGCGTCTCCAGCGCCAGCTACCTGGTGAGCCTGCTGGACAGCCAGATCGACAGCCCCGCCATGCTGTTTGCCGATGAGCAGACCCTGGAGGCCGCCAAGCGCCGCTCCTATCAACAAGGCGTGCTCGACGGCCGTGACATGGCCAAGGTGTTCGCCTGGATGCGTCCCAACGACCTGATCTGGAATTACTGGGTCAATAACTACCTGCTCGGCAAGGAACCGCCGGCCTTCGACATCCTGTACTGGAACAACGACAACACGCGCCTGCCCGCCGCACTGCATGGCGACCTGCTGGACTTCTTCAAGCACAACCCGTTGAGCCACGCGGGCGGGCTGGAGGTGTGCGGCACGCCCATCGACTTGCAGAAGGTCACGGTCGACAGCTTCAGCGTGGCCGGCATCAACGACCACATCACGCCGTGGGACGCGGTGTATCGCTCCACCCAATTGCTGGGCGGCGACAAGCGCTTTGTGCTGTCGAACAGCGGGCATGTGCAGAGCATCCTCAACCCGCCCGGTAACCCCAAGGCCAACTACGTTGAAAATCCCAAGCTGAGCAGCGACCCGCGCGCCTGGTACTACGACGCCAACCACGTCGAAGGCAGTTGGTGGCCGCAGTGGCTGGAGTGGATTCAACAACGCTCGGGCGTGCAACGCGAAACCCTCACTGCCCTGGGCAACCAGAATTACCCACCGATGGAAGCAGCGCCGGGCACTTACGTGCGGGTGCGCTGA
- the phaZ gene encoding poly(3-hydroxyalkanoate) depolymerase has product MPQPFIFRTIDLDGQTIRTAVRPGKPHLTPLLIFNGIGANLELVFPFVQALDPDLEVIAFDVPGVGGSSTPSVPYRFPGLAKLTARMLDYLDYGQVNAVGVSWGGALAQQFAYDYPERCKKLILAATAAGAVMVPGKPKVLWLMASPRRYIQPSHVVRIAPMIYGGSFRRDSKLAAEHASKVRSAGKLGYYWQLFAGLGWTSIHWLHKIRQPTLVLAGDDDPLIPLINMRMLAWRIPNAQLHIIDDGHLFLITRAEAVAPIIMKFLEEERLRAVIHPRPAI; this is encoded by the coding sequence ATGCCGCAACCGTTCATCTTCCGTACCATCGACCTGGATGGCCAGACCATCCGCACGGCGGTACGCCCGGGCAAGCCTCACTTGACGCCGCTGCTGATTTTCAACGGCATCGGCGCCAACCTTGAGCTGGTATTTCCGTTCGTCCAGGCACTGGACCCGGACCTGGAAGTGATCGCCTTCGACGTGCCGGGCGTGGGCGGTTCATCTACGCCCAGCGTGCCCTATCGCTTTCCCGGCCTGGCCAAGCTCACCGCGCGCATGCTCGATTACCTGGACTACGGCCAGGTGAATGCGGTGGGTGTGTCCTGGGGCGGTGCGCTGGCGCAGCAGTTTGCCTATGACTACCCGGAGCGCTGCAAGAAGTTGATCCTGGCGGCCACGGCGGCGGGAGCGGTGATGGTGCCCGGCAAGCCGAAAGTGCTGTGGCTGATGGCCAGCCCGCGCCGTTATATCCAACCATCCCACGTGGTGCGCATTGCACCGATGATTTATGGCGGCTCGTTCCGCCGCGACTCGAAACTCGCCGCCGAACACGCCAGCAAAGTGCGCTCCGCCGGCAAGCTCGGGTACTACTGGCAACTGTTCGCCGGGCTGGGCTGGACCAGCATTCACTGGCTGCACAAGATCCGCCAGCCGACGCTGGTACTGGCTGGCGACGACGACCCGCTGATTCCGTTGATCAACATGCGCATGCTGGCCTGGCGCATTCCCAACGCGCAGTTGCACATTATCGATGACGGGCACCTGTTCCTGATCACCCGGGCCGAGGCCGTGGCGCCGATCATCATGAAGTTTCTCGAAGAGGAGCGCCTGCGCGCCGTGATTCACCCGCGACCCGCGATTTAG
- the phaC gene encoding class II poly(R)-hydroxyalkanoic acid synthase, with protein sequence MSNKNNDDLKRQASENTLGLNPIIALRKKDLLASAKMVLTQAIKQPLHSVKHVAHFGVELKNVMFGKSALAPESDDRRFNDPAWSQNPLYRRYLQTYLAWRKELHDWIGDSNLSEQDISRGHFVINLLTEAMAPTNTTANPAAVKRFFETGGKSLLDGLSHLAKDLVHNGGMPSQVNMGAFEVGKTLGTTEGAVVFRNDVLELIQYKPITEQVHERPLLVVPPQINKFYVFDLSPDKSLARFCLRNGQQTFIVSWRNPTKAQREWGLSTYIEALKEAVDVVTAITGSKDVNMLGACSGGITCTALLGHYAALGEKKVNALTLLVSVLDTTLDTQVALFVDEQTLEAAKRHSYQAGVLEGRDMAKVFAWMRPNDLIWNYWVNNYLLGNEPPVFDILFWNNDTTRLPAAFHGDLIELFKNNPLVRANALEVCGTPIDLKQVTADIYSLAGTNDHITPWQSCYKSAQLFGGKVEFVLSSSGHIQSILNPPGNPKARYQTSDSLASKPLDWQENATKHTDSWWLHWQAWQADRAGKLKKAPTSLGNKTYTAAEAAPGTYVHER encoded by the coding sequence ATGAGTAACAAGAACAACGATGACTTGAAACGCCAGGCCTCGGAAAACACCCTGGGGCTGAACCCGATCATCGCGTTACGAAAAAAGGATTTACTCGCCTCGGCGAAGATGGTGCTGACCCAAGCCATCAAACAACCGCTGCACAGCGTCAAGCATGTCGCCCACTTTGGCGTCGAACTCAAAAACGTGATGTTCGGCAAATCTGCACTCGCGCCCGAAAGCGACGACCGCCGCTTCAACGACCCGGCGTGGAGCCAGAACCCGCTCTACCGGCGCTACCTGCAAACCTACCTGGCGTGGCGCAAGGAACTGCACGACTGGATCGGCGACAGCAACCTGTCGGAACAGGACATCAGCCGTGGCCACTTCGTGATCAACCTGCTGACCGAGGCCATGGCCCCCACCAACACCACGGCCAACCCGGCGGCGGTCAAACGTTTCTTTGAAACCGGCGGCAAAAGCTTGCTCGACGGTTTGTCCCATCTGGCCAAAGACCTGGTGCACAACGGCGGCATGCCGAGCCAGGTGAACATGGGCGCGTTTGAAGTCGGCAAGACCCTGGGCACCACCGAAGGCGCGGTGGTATTTCGCAATGACGTGCTGGAGCTGATCCAGTACAAGCCGATCACCGAACAAGTGCACGAGCGCCCGCTGTTGGTGGTGCCGCCGCAGATCAACAAGTTCTATGTATTTGACCTGAGCCCGGACAAGAGCCTGGCGCGCTTCTGCCTGCGCAACGGCCAGCAGACCTTTATCGTCAGCTGGCGCAACCCGACCAAGGCTCAGCGCGAGTGGGGCCTGTCGACCTACATCGAGGCGCTCAAGGAAGCGGTGGATGTGGTCACGGCGATCACCGGCAGCAAGGACGTCAACATGCTCGGCGCCTGCTCCGGCGGCATCACCTGCACCGCGCTGCTGGGCCACTATGCGGCGCTGGGCGAGAAGAAGGTCAACGCCCTGACCTTGCTGGTGAGCGTGCTGGACACCACGCTCGACACCCAGGTGGCGCTGTTCGTCGACGAACAGACCCTGGAAGCCGCCAAGCGCCACTCTTACCAGGCCGGCGTACTGGAAGGCCGTGACATGGCCAAAGTGTTCGCCTGGATGCGCCCCAACGATTTGATCTGGAACTACTGGGTCAACAACTACCTGCTCGGCAACGAGCCGCCGGTGTTCGACATCCTGTTCTGGAACAACGACACCACACGTTTGCCGGCTGCCTTCCATGGCGACCTGATCGAGCTGTTCAAGAACAACCCGCTGGTGCGCGCCAATGCCCTGGAAGTGTGCGGCACGCCGATCGACCTCAAGCAAGTCACCGCCGACATCTACTCACTGGCCGGCACCAACGACCACATCACGCCGTGGCAGTCCTGCTACAAGTCGGCGCAGTTGTTTGGCGGCAAGGTGGAGTTTGTGCTGTCGAGCAGCGGGCATATCCAGAGCATCCTCAACCCGCCGGGCAACCCCAAGGCGCGCTACCAGACCAGCGACAGCCTGGCGTCAAAGCCGCTGGACTGGCAGGAAAACGCCACCAAGCACACTGACTCCTGGTGGCTGCACTGGCAGGCGTGGCAGGCGGATCGGGCGGGCAAGTTGAAGAAAGCGCCTACGAGTCTGGGTAATAAAACCTATACCGCAGCCGAAGCGGCGCCGGGTACTTATGTGCACGAACGATAA
- a CDS encoding gamma-butyrobetaine hydroxylase-like domain-containing protein, whose product MTKFPTAVNLHKTSNTLGLTYGPDEVYQLPAELLRTHSPSAEVQGHGKPILQFGKLNVRLTKIEPAGQYALKLTFDDGHDSGLFTWDYLYQLAVRQDALWADYLAELKAAGKTRDPSESVVRLML is encoded by the coding sequence ATGACCAAATTTCCCACTGCCGTAAACCTGCACAAAACCTCCAACACTCTCGGCCTCACCTACGGCCCCGACGAGGTCTACCAGCTCCCCGCCGAGCTGCTGCGCACCCACTCGCCTTCCGCCGAGGTCCAGGGCCACGGCAAACCCATCCTGCAATTCGGCAAGCTCAACGTGCGCTTGACCAAAATCGAACCGGCCGGTCAGTACGCACTGAAATTGACCTTCGACGACGGGCATGACAGCGGCTTGTTCACCTGGGACTACCTCTACCAACTGGCCGTGCGTCAGGACGCGCTGTGGGCCGACTACCTGGCCGAACTCAAAGCGGCTGGAAAAACCCGCGACCCGAGCGAGTCGGTCGTGCGGCTGATGCTCTAA